TGTCTCCTTTGGCTTCATCTAGCTTGTTATATCCATGCTCCAATCTTCTTTTTTGGACTTCCTGCTCTGATAATCCATCAATACTTACATCCAAAATCTCCATTACTTCTTCACTGCTTTTCCTATAAAATTTCACTTGCTAATCTCCCTCCTTATTTTCCAAACAAAAAAGACTCTACAGCTAGAATTAACTAGCTATAGAGTCTCACTAAACAATAGTGTCTGCAAAGCCGGGACGAATCCGAAATGACGACTTTGAATCCTGCTTCAGCAGGCAGTTACTCCCTCTATAGGAATACATTTTGTTTGTTTATATTACCACTCACAAAAGTACTTTGTCAATTGTATTTTTAAAGTACCTTACTTAAAAAATCAATAGTTCTTGGATGAGAAGCACAAGTAAATATTTCTTTTGGGCTTCCAGATTCAACTACTGCTCCCTCATCCATAAAAAGAACTCTATCTGCAACTTCACGGGCAAATCCCATCTCATGCGTTACCACAATCATAGTTACATCTTCATTTGCTAGGCTCTTCATAAGCTCAAGCACTTCTCCCACCATTTCCGGATCAAGAGCTGAAGTTGGTTCATCAAATAGCATAGCTTTTGGCTTCATGGCAAGAGCTCTTGCTATAGCAACCCTTTGTTTTTGCCCTCCAGAGAGTTTACTAGGAAACTCATTTTTCTTATCTGATAAGCCTATTCTTTCTAATAAAGCAAGCCCTATTTCATTTGCTTCTTCAGTAGAATATTTCTTTAGAAGTATAGGTGCCATAGTTATATTTTCAAGTACAGTCTTATTTGGAAAAAGGTTAAACTGCTGAAATACCATTCCAATTTGTTGTCTGTATGAATTTAATATTTTTGAATCCTTAGTTATTAGTTTTCCTTCAAAATGAACATCCCCATCACAGGGTGGTTCAAGAAAATTAATGCATCTTAGCAATGTACTTTTTCCAGAACCACTAGGTCCAATAATCGCTAATACTTCGCCTTTATTAATTTCTTCATCGATTCCTTTTAATACATGTAAATCTCCAAATTTTTTGTGGATATTATTTAATTTAATCACTTGCTTGTAATCTCCTTTCAATTACTCCAAATCCTTTTGATAAGACAGCTGTCAAAATAAAATATATAAGTGCCGCCACAAGAAGTGGTTCAAATGGTTTATATGTTATCCCCCTAATGGTATCTACATTGTACATAAGGTCGTGAAGGCCAATAACTGATACTATAGCCGATTCCTTAATTAGCACTATAAATTCATTGCCAAGTGCAGGTAATATGTTTTTAAAAGCCTGAGGAAGTATTACCTCTTTATATGCCATGGCTCCCGTCATTCCTAAGGACTTTGTTGCTTCAAACTGACCTTTATCTACAGCCATTATTCCAGCTCTTATTATTTCTGCAATATATGCTGATGAATTAATTGACATTGCTATTACTCCAGCTACAAACATGGGGATGTCCTTTAGTCCGTAATATACTATATATAGCTGTACTAATAATGGAGTTCCTCTTATAAATGCAATATAGGCTCCAGAAATATTTTGTAATATCTTAAATTTTGACAGCTTCATAATAGATAGAACTATTCCGCCTATTAATCCTAAAATAACAGTGATAAAGCTTAGCATCAAAGTGTTTGATGTTCCAGATATAAAAAATTTATAGTAGTCAACAAGAAATCCAAAATCCATAATTATGCTCCTTTTATTAAGTAAAAATATTACTGTGCTGATAATTCCGTTGCTTCAATAATATATTTTTCTAATGTTTTATCTTCAATAATAGTTTCAAGCGTGCTATTTATTTGGCTTAGTAAATCCTCTTGGTTCTTATTAATAGCAAGAGCTACTCCACCTTCAGAGCCTAAATCAAGATTGTTTACTGCTATGCTTTCATTTGCATCAGCATAAGATTTAGCAACTACCTCCGCTAAGATGATTCCATCAATTTTGCCACTTTGTAATTCCATTATAAGATTTGGAATTTTGCTAATAGCAACTTTTTCTGAATCAGGAAACTGTGTATCTGCTATTTCCTCTTGTATCGTTCCTTTTTGAACTCCAACTTTAAGTCCTTTGAAATCTTCAGGGGCTTTTAACATATCTACTTTATCTGCTGCAACAAGCATAGTTGAATGAGCATCATAGTAAACAATTGAAAAATCTACTGATTTTTTTCTTTCTTCAGTTGGATTCATTCCCGCTGCTATAAAGTCAATTTTTTTACCAGTTAATGCTGCAAGAAGTCCATCAAACTTCATATCTACAATTTCTAGCTCAACACCCATATCCTCTGCTATTTTCTGAGCAATTGCTATATCAAATCCAACATAAGTATCCACTCCATTTATTTCTTTATGAAATTCATATGGAGGATAATCAGCTGATGTTCCCACAACGATTTTCCCTTTTTCCTTAATCATTTCAACAGCACTTTTCTCTTCCTCGGCTGAAGAGCTACACCCAACAAAGCTTAAAACCATTAAAATAGCCACACCTAATCCCATTAATTTCTTTTTCATAACATTTCCTCCTTTAATTATTGTTTAGTCAATGGTTATGCAGACGATTTTCTAAAAATGAGCTTTCTTTGCATAAAAAAAAACTCCCGTCCACAATTTTAAAAAATTGGGACGAAAGTTATACTTCCGCGGTACCACCCATATTAACACAAGGTTCTCTCTTTGGTACGGAGATAAACTCTCGATACCTATCCAAGATAACGGTAGGATTCCGTCTGACCTTAGAGCTTTAAAGCTTTCTTGCCAGAGACTCTGAGAAGCTCTCAATATAGTTGTTCTCGATTGGGCTCACACCATCCCCAACTCGCTGTAACCGACTTCTATATATTCTCATCTCGTCAACGTCATATTGCATAATTATTAACTTGTTCTCAATGATACAAAATTCAAACCGAGTTGTCAACTATAAAATAAAAATATTATAAAAAAAATTATAATTCTAAAATTATAATTCTAAAATTTTAATCTTAAAATTAATTTAAATCATTTGCTCTTGGATAATAGATTTTAACTTAGCAACTACTAAATCTATAGCTACCGCATTATGACCACCTTCTGGTATTATTATATCCGCATAGCGCTTATTTGGCTCAATAAATTGTAAATGTGCTGGTCTAACAGTTGCAAGGTACTGGGCTATAACAGAATCAACTGTTCTACCTCTTTCATTTATGTCTCTTTGTATTCTTCTAAGTATTCTAATATCAGCATCAGTATTTACAAATATTTTTATGTCGAGAAGATTTCTCAGTCTCTCATCTTCTAAAATCATTATTCCTTCGACTATTATGATACTTCTCGGATGAACAGTTACAGTTTTATCTCTAAATCTAGTGTGATTTTCAAAATCATAAACAGGCTTTTCTATGGTCTGTCCTTCTAACAATAAATTTAAATGCTCAATTAATAAATCGTTGTCAAATGCAAGAGGATGATCATAATTAGCTTTTATTCTCTCTTCCATAGGAAGATTAGTTTGATCCTTGTAATATGCATCTTGCTCAATCATAGCTATATCTGACGGAGGTATGTTTTCTATAATTGTCTTCACTACTGTACTTTTTCCAGAACCAGTTCCTCCAGTTATTCCAATAAAAATAGGTCTTAGCACCTAAATTCCACCCTTCAAATTTAAAATTATACTTAATTGATTAAATCTTAGCAGCAGCTATCGTTACTACAATTAGTTCTAGTATTTGATAATATGGAGCGTTGCTTTAAGCCTTTATTCTCAATTCCTAATGTTTTATATATAGCTTCCTTTATTGCATCAATTGGAATCTCGTCATAGCTATATCCATTATAGTTAACAGCTCTACAAACAGTTTCTTTCCCCAATAATGAAGAACATGAATCACAATAATTATCAAAAATTTTAATATCAATTATATCTTCGATTTTTATTTTATTTATCAAAATTAAGTTTGATTCCTTTATTTCATTATCGTTTAGAGCAGTTTCTATAAATTGAATGTCTAAATTAGAATTGTCTAAATCTGATTCGATTGAATTAATAGCCTTGACGATATTTTCTCCCGTATCAGAACATCTTTCGCAGGTTTCTCCATCTACATCAAGATGCTTCCATTCGATTATCAATTTAAACATAATTATCTCCTATCCGCTAATTCACTCACATATATTATATCATTCTAGTACTAAATTATCATAATAACAACTTAAATATAAATCTGCTACTATAAGATTATAATAAAAAAAAGCCTTTAGCGCATCTATAATTTTAATATCTATGCGCTTAAAGCTTTTTAATATGAATATAATTAAGTTTTTACTTCGATTTTGACGATTTAAATTTATTTTTCCATTTTATCAATATAAATTTTATTATTATCATCTAGCTTAACAGTAAAACCCTGATAAACACGATATCCTTCGTCACTTTCAAATTTGCTAAAGTCAATTATTCTCGAATCTATATGGATATATTTTACTATTTCCTTATTTTTAGTAAAAACAAGTACAGCGTCAGCTTTATCACTTAAATAATTTTCTTTTCCTAATATTTTAGGATTATCAATCGGAAGTCTAGTTTCGTAATTTTTATCTATTTTTAATACATCAAAATTCTTAATGCCTGCTTTCTCAATAACCTTTTCTACTTCATCAGTATTGCTTACATACATGTTATCCCAAATTTCATATGAATCGTAAGTGTTGTTATATCTAAAGCTAGGATAAAACCCTCTACTATTGTAATTTTCAATATCTTCAGGTCTATTTTCGATATCTTTCTCATAATACAGCTTATTATTAATCAAGTCCTGCCTGATACTAAGTAGTTCTATTTCTTGATTAGTCTCTATGCTAGTCTCTCTATAAGGCGATTTAAGACCCATATTTCCTGTAAACATACCTATAGCTAAAAAAAACAAAGCTACGAGTAGAATTTTTTTATGATTACTTGTTAATTTCATTACTTCACCTCCTAGGATGCTCTATTTTTTTGAATCAGATAAAGAGGTATTTTATATCCTGCAAATCCCCCTACTACATAGCCTATAAATAAACCTGGTGTTCCAAGTTCTATCATTTCACTAAATATTATTCCTCCAGCTAGAATACTTGATAAAAATACCCCAAGTCTAAAGAACCCTTCTAGTGATTCGAACGTCAATACCTCTGAATTTTTCTCCATTTTAGAAAGGTCGAATAAAACTAAAGCTATTAAAAGCATTCCAATAGCAACAGCTAATAATCTAAACGAAAAAAATATTTGGGCTGATTGAGAATAATCGAATGTTCTAAAGAAAAATTGCATAGGAGTTATCATTTCGAAATACTTTGAAACAGAGCGAACTGCATTTTCATAGGCAAGCTCTTTGCCGTTAATCAAAGTATAAAGTGAACTATAACTCAAATAAAACATTTCATAAAACACAATAGGAAATACCCCAAAAATATAAGTGCATATAAATTGGCCTATTGATGATCCAAACAGCATCCCCATGATACAGCTAAACGAAAACATAGAAATCGCAAAAGCTGAATAGCTAAATATCCAAATCATTATTTGACTACTAGTGAACATCATTCCTACATAATCACTGGTTCCTCTCATAATTAGTAAAGAAATTCCAGATATTAAAATAGGAACAACTAAAATAAATATACCTAACACAATTTTATTAAAAAATATTTCAAATCTACTAAATGGTCCTGAAATCATTATTTCAATTGTTTTCTTTCGTTTTTCTTCACCTATAAGAGCCACTGATAAAGCAACTGGAATTATAATTAGAGCAACAATAACCAGTTCATTTTCTAAATTCAAAACTCTTCTCAAAGTGTAAAGTAAGTTGTTCATAGTATCATAAGAGTTAGAATTTAATTTTGATAAGTTTCTAGCTACGTTATATGGCACAGCCATGATAAGCAAAATTAAATAGCTATAAAAAAACCATTTAGTTATATGCCAGTCTTTTCTTAGCAAGGTTTTATTAAATGGCAATATTTTTGACAGCATATCCTTCTCCTCCCATTCTGTGTATAAATATCTCCTCTAATGTCATATCTAATTTTTCCATAATAATCGGATTATATTTTATTGCATTACTTTTAAATATTTCATAATGCTCGTCAATCACTATTTCATATACTTTTCCATAGTGCTTTATAGAAAGTAATTTAAATTCCTCTTCGAATGCTTTAGGCATAGCTGATTCAAAAGCAATCTGAATTTTTTTATATTTATATTTTAAATCTTCCATATCATCTTGAAGAATGATTTTTCCTTTATCCATAAACCCTACTCTATCTGAAACCTGCTCTAATTCAGAAATATTATGAGTTGAAATAAGCACGCTGGTATCTCTCGAGGATACATCCTGAACTATTAAATTAAGTACTTCTCTTCTCACAAAAGGATCCAGCCCTGAGGTTGGCTCATCCATTAATATTACCTTTGGCATACAGCTTAAATTAATAAGTAATGAAAGCTGAGTTTTCATTCCCTTGGAAAGATGTTTGATTCTTTTCTTTTCAGAAAAAGTAAAAATCTCTCTAAGTATTTGGTAACGTTCTTCATTCCAATTTTTACACATACCCTTATAAAATTCCTTCATTTCTTTTACTGTAAAAGTAGGATAAAAATTTAAATTATCTGGAATATACCCTATACATGAGCGTATTTCATGTGAAGCTGCAATATCTATCCCATCTAGAGTTACACTTCCTTCATCTGGCATATATATACCTGCAAGTAACTTTATAAGAGTTGTTTTACCTGCTCCATTTGGCCCTATCAAACCGTAAATCGAGCCCGCTTTTAGGTTTATGTCTACTCCTTTAATTACTGGATCATTATAATACCTTTTATAAATATTATTACCTATTATCATTTTTTTCACCCCTTTATGACAATGTCATCATAAATATCCTTTATATAATCAATAAGTTCATCCTTTGAAAGATCTAAATATATAGCCTCCACAACTAATTTTTTTAATTCTTCCATGAGCTGACTCCTTTTTAAAATTTTATTATTAGCTTGTATATCCTCAGAAATAAAAGTCCCTTTTCCTCTTAATGTACTTATAATTCCTTGTCGCTCTAGCTCCTGATATGCTTTTTGAACAGTGTTTGGATTGAGTGTCATTTCCTTAGCCATATCTCTTACTGATGGAAGCCTTTCTCCAGGAATAAGTACTCCCTTTACAACCAATTCCTTTATAGAATCAATTATTTGTTCATATATAGGCGTACGACTTCTCATATCGATTTTAAACAATTTATTCACCTCCCAAATAAGTACTAGCTGTACTAATATAAATAATACACTTATAAGTAAAAAAAGTCAAACCAATTTATTTGATTTGACTTTTTCATATTAATAGATATAGTTGTTCCTTTTATTACTGTGTGAATGTGTATCAATTGCTTTGTTTTTGCTTTATAGCCTCTTTCTTAATTTGAAGCTCATTTAAGTCAAGAATTTTATCTGCTCTTCTTGATATTAGATAGGTGACTAAAATTGCTGCAAAAAGCCTTGCCGCAAACAATATCCACCCGTTTGCTCCTACAGCCACAAAGATTAGAGTGTCCTCAAAAATAGCATGACAGCTAGCTAAAAATACTATAAGAAGAACCAAATCTTTCTTAGAAAGATTCCCTTCTTTTGAGCTTTGTATTATTACTCCTGCTCCATATGAAAGTCCAAATGTCAACCCAATAAGCAATGGAAAT
The sequence above is a segment of the Acetoanaerobium noterae genome. Coding sequences within it:
- a CDS encoding amino acid ABC transporter ATP-binding protein; translated protein: MIKLNNIHKKFGDLHVLKGIDEEINKGEVLAIIGPSGSGKSTLLRCINFLEPPCDGDVHFEGKLITKDSKILNSYRQQIGMVFQQFNLFPNKTVLENITMAPILLKKYSTEEANEIGLALLERIGLSDKKNEFPSKLSGGQKQRVAIARALAMKPKAMLFDEPTSALDPEMVGEVLELMKSLANEDVTMIVVTHEMGFAREVADRVLFMDEGAVVESGSPKEIFTCASHPRTIDFLSKVL
- a CDS encoding amino acid ABC transporter permease, whose amino-acid sequence is MDFGFLVDYYKFFISGTSNTLMLSFITVILGLIGGIVLSIMKLSKFKILQNISGAYIAFIRGTPLLVQLYIVYYGLKDIPMFVAGVIAMSINSSAYIAEIIRAGIMAVDKGQFEATKSLGMTGAMAYKEVILPQAFKNILPALGNEFIVLIKESAIVSVIGLHDLMYNVDTIRGITYKPFEPLLVAALIYFILTAVLSKGFGVIERRLQASD
- a CDS encoding transporter substrate-binding domain-containing protein encodes the protein MKKKLMGLGVAILMVLSFVGCSSSAEEEKSAVEMIKEKGKIVVGTSADYPPYEFHKEINGVDTYVGFDIAIAQKIAEDMGVELEIVDMKFDGLLAALTGKKIDFIAAGMNPTEERKKSVDFSIVYYDAHSTMLVAADKVDMLKAPEDFKGLKVGVQKGTIQEEIADTQFPDSEKVAISKIPNLIMELQSGKIDGIILAEVVAKSYADANESIAVNNLDLGSEGGVALAINKNQEDLLSQINSTLETIIEDKTLEKYIIEATELSAQ
- the udk gene encoding uridine kinase, coding for MLRPIFIGITGGTGSGKSTVVKTIIENIPPSDIAMIEQDAYYKDQTNLPMEERIKANYDHPLAFDNDLLIEHLNLLLEGQTIEKPVYDFENHTRFRDKTVTVHPRSIIIVEGIMILEDERLRNLLDIKIFVNTDADIRILRRIQRDINERGRTVDSVIAQYLATVRPAHLQFIEPNKRYADIIIPEGGHNAVAIDLVVAKLKSIIQEQMI
- a CDS encoding DUF2703 domain-containing protein — protein: MFKLIIEWKHLDVDGETCERCSDTGENIVKAINSIESDLDNSNLDIQFIETALNDNEIKESNLILINKIKIEDIIDIKIFDNYCDSCSSLLGKETVCRAVNYNGYSYDEIPIDAIKEAIYKTLGIENKGLKQRSILSNTRTNCSNDSCC
- a CDS encoding ABC transporter permease subunit, which translates into the protein MLSKILPFNKTLLRKDWHITKWFFYSYLILLIMAVPYNVARNLSKLNSNSYDTMNNLLYTLRRVLNLENELVIVALIIIPVALSVALIGEEKRKKTIEIMISGPFSRFEIFFNKIVLGIFILVVPILISGISLLIMRGTSDYVGMMFTSSQIMIWIFSYSAFAISMFSFSCIMGMLFGSSIGQFICTYIFGVFPIVFYEMFYLSYSSLYTLINGKELAYENAVRSVSKYFEMITPMQFFFRTFDYSQSAQIFFSFRLLAVAIGMLLIALVLFDLSKMEKNSEVLTFESLEGFFRLGVFLSSILAGGIIFSEMIELGTPGLFIGYVVGGFAGYKIPLYLIQKNRAS
- a CDS encoding ABC transporter ATP-binding protein; the encoded protein is MIIGNNIYKRYYNDPVIKGVDINLKAGSIYGLIGPNGAGKTTLIKLLAGIYMPDEGSVTLDGIDIAASHEIRSCIGYIPDNLNFYPTFTVKEMKEFYKGMCKNWNEERYQILREIFTFSEKKRIKHLSKGMKTQLSLLINLSCMPKVILMDEPTSGLDPFVRREVLNLIVQDVSSRDTSVLISTHNISELEQVSDRVGFMDKGKIILQDDMEDLKYKYKKIQIAFESAMPKAFEEEFKLLSIKHYGKVYEIVIDEHYEIFKSNAIKYNPIIMEKLDMTLEEIFIHRMGGEGYAVKNIAI
- a CDS encoding GntR family transcriptional regulator translates to MFKIDMRSRTPIYEQIIDSIKELVVKGVLIPGERLPSVRDMAKEMTLNPNTVQKAYQELERQGIISTLRGKGTFISEDIQANNKILKRSQLMEELKKLVVEAIYLDLSKDELIDYIKDIYDDIVIKG
- a CDS encoding nucleoside recognition domain-containing protein, producing the protein MNFIDIFIEAASGSINSVFNIALIVIPLMIVMQVAKDYKVLDYISGFLKPITNFFNMSQESAFPLLIGLTFGLSYGAGVIIQSSKEGNLSKKDLVLLIVFLASCHAIFEDTLIFVAVGANGWILFAARLFAAILVTYLISRRADKILDLNELQIKKEAIKQKQSN